From the Paraburkholderia sp. PREW-6R genome, one window contains:
- a CDS encoding ComF family protein, protein MPLRQISSSCGRSIAQFARRVRSAWPRVMHAALPNLCALCGNLSHNTLCGDCDDAHWNEGRLRCVACALPLASGRRVAPLKYLCPDCTREPPPFDATFALADYRAPLDTLAVGLKFRARLMLADEFAQRLARLALDTWQTADERPDVIAPVPLARRRLVERGYNQAWQIARPLARALQVRGEATLVRRVIHTAPQSRLDLDARRLNVGRAFQVAVAVQGLHVGIVDDVMTTGATLEALARTLKAAGARRVTSFVALRTPKN, encoded by the coding sequence ATGCCATTGCGGCAAATTTCGTCGTCGTGCGGTCGATCCATTGCGCAGTTCGCGCGCAGGGTGCGTTCGGCCTGGCCCCGCGTGATGCACGCCGCGCTGCCGAATCTGTGCGCGTTATGCGGCAATTTGTCGCATAACACGTTGTGCGGGGATTGCGACGACGCTCACTGGAACGAAGGCCGGCTTCGCTGCGTTGCTTGCGCGCTGCCGCTCGCGTCCGGGCGGCGCGTGGCGCCTCTGAAGTATCTGTGCCCTGACTGTACGCGCGAGCCGCCGCCGTTCGACGCGACATTCGCGCTCGCCGACTACCGTGCGCCGCTCGACACGCTCGCAGTCGGCCTGAAATTCCGCGCCCGGCTGATGCTGGCCGACGAATTCGCACAACGTCTCGCGCGCCTCGCGCTAGACACCTGGCAAACCGCCGACGAGCGCCCGGATGTCATCGCGCCCGTTCCGCTTGCACGCAGACGTCTGGTCGAGCGCGGCTACAACCAGGCGTGGCAGATTGCCAGACCGCTCGCTCGCGCGCTTCAGGTTCGCGGCGAAGCAACGCTGGTGCGGCGCGTGATCCACACGGCGCCGCAATCCCGGCTCGACCTCGACGCACGCCGGCTCAACGTGGGCCGCGCGTTTCAGGTGGCGGTTGCGGTGCAAGGCTTGCACGTGGGTATCGTCGACGATGTGATGACGACCGGCGCCACGCTCGAAGCGCTGGCCCGCACGCTGAAGGCGGCAGGCGCGCGACGCGTCACCAGCTTCGTCGCGCTGCGCACGCCAAAAAACTAG